One window of Anaerolineales bacterium genomic DNA carries:
- a CDS encoding nucleoside triphosphate pyrophosphohydrolase family protein — MDFNDYQQKSRATAQYPAIGHPVIYPALGLVNEAGEVAGKIKKIFRDKQWNIGEAEREALKAELGDVLWYIAQVATELNLPLDEIAEENLAKLLDRQARGKIKGDGDNR, encoded by the coding sequence ATGGACTTCAACGACTACCAGCAAAAATCACGCGCTACGGCGCAATACCCTGCTATCGGGCATCCGGTCATCTACCCGGCGCTGGGACTGGTCAACGAAGCAGGCGAAGTCGCGGGAAAGATCAAAAAGATATTCAGGGATAAACAGTGGAACATCGGCGAGGCAGAGCGGGAGGCGCTCAAAGCCGAACTCGGCGACGTGCTCTGGTACATTGCTCAAGTTGCCACCGAGTTGAACCTTCCGCTCGATGAGATTGCGGAAGAAAACCTTGCGAAACTTCTGGATAGGCAGGCGCGCGGAAAGATAAAAGGGGACGGGGATAACCGCTGA
- a CDS encoding TIGR03617 family F420-dependent LLM class oxidoreductase: MKLDAAMPLVQLNEVSAIAKAAEEIGFAGLWTQETQHDPFLPCALIAEHTSKMEMGTAIAVSFARSPANLAYVAWDLAAQSGGRFILGLGTQVKAHIERRFGMPWPESVTGKLREQIQVIRAFWDCWQNGTKLNFRGEHYKITLMSPFFNPGPLTSPPTPLLKERGAYIPIYIAGVNTGLARLAGEMCEGFHAHPFNSPRYMNEVLLPAIEEGLQKSGRKRSEISVSMTPFVATTPEEEGFARMQISFYASTPSYKPVMELHGWGATAEKLSGFAAKGEWAEMPMLITDEMLNEFCLMTTQENLASDLKKRFGGIADRITLYTPFVPGEKDEWWKNLAVVFNQ, from the coding sequence ATGAAACTCGATGCGGCAATGCCTCTCGTACAGTTGAATGAAGTTTCTGCGATCGCGAAAGCCGCGGAAGAGATCGGCTTTGCGGGGTTGTGGACTCAGGAAACCCAGCACGACCCATTCCTGCCTTGCGCATTGATCGCAGAGCACACGTCAAAAATGGAAATGGGGACAGCAATTGCCGTGTCCTTTGCACGCTCACCCGCCAATCTCGCTTATGTCGCATGGGATTTGGCGGCTCAGTCTGGGGGACGATTCATTTTGGGTCTGGGTACGCAGGTCAAGGCGCACATCGAGAGGCGTTTCGGAATGCCGTGGCCCGAGTCGGTGACGGGAAAACTCCGCGAGCAGATTCAGGTCATCCGCGCGTTTTGGGATTGCTGGCAGAATGGAACGAAGTTAAATTTTCGCGGCGAGCACTACAAGATCACGTTGATGTCGCCGTTTTTCAACCCAGGTCCTTTGACCTCGCCCCCGACCCCTCTCCTAAAGGAGAGGGGAGCATATATTCCAATATACATTGCAGGAGTCAACACAGGCTTAGCGAGACTTGCTGGCGAAATGTGCGAAGGATTCCACGCGCACCCGTTCAACAGTCCGCGATACATGAATGAGGTGCTCCTGCCCGCTATCGAAGAGGGACTTCAAAAAAGCGGACGCAAACGCAGTGAAATTTCCGTCTCGATGACCCCATTTGTCGCCACCACGCCGGAAGAAGAAGGCTTCGCGCGGATGCAGATTTCTTTCTACGCTTCGACGCCATCCTACAAGCCCGTGATGGAGTTGCATGGCTGGGGCGCGACCGCGGAAAAACTCTCCGGTTTCGCCGCCAAAGGTGAGTGGGCCGAGATGCCAATGCTCATCACAGACGAGATGCTCAACGAATTTTGTTTGATGACCACGCAGGAAAACCTCGCTTCTGATTTGAAGAAACGCTTCGGCGGCATCGCGGATAGAATTACGCTCTACACACCCTTCGTCCCCGGCGAAAAGGATGAGTGGTGGAAGAATTTGGCGGTGGTATTCAACCAGTAG
- a CDS encoding VOC family protein, whose translation MIPKYEFTRLLVTDFKTCFRFYRDVMGFKPNFGTEDDTYADFEIGAVNISLFDKAEMSATLGTSSKPVQAEIQDTVCLTFSVESVDEFCKDLRAHGVTLLTEPTDHADWGIRTAHFRDPDGHLIEINQPLKRD comes from the coding sequence ATGATCCCGAAATACGAATTCACACGCCTGCTCGTGACAGATTTCAAAACCTGCTTCCGCTTCTACCGCGACGTGATGGGTTTCAAGCCCAACTTCGGCACCGAAGACGATACCTACGCCGACTTCGAGATCGGCGCGGTCAATATTTCGTTATTCGACAAAGCCGAAATGAGCGCCACACTTGGCACATCCTCCAAGCCCGTACAAGCCGAGATCCAAGACACCGTCTGCCTGACCTTCTCCGTCGAAAGCGTGGATGAGTTCTGCAAGGATTTACGCGCTCATGGTGTAACCCTGCTCACCGAACCGACCGACCATGCCGATTGGGGCATCCGCACCGCCCACTTCCGCGACCCGGATGGGCATCTGATCGAGATCAACCAACCCTTGAAAAGAGACTAA
- a CDS encoding sulfurtransferase, with protein MTKVTVPNSLVSAQWLKENLLAENLIVLDASMKPVGNVVASQTIAYIPGSLRFDFDNEICEKNTPLPHMMPTAEFFTEEMQKLGIDEDSAIVAYDNVGVYASPRAWWMFRAMGHDNVAVLDGGLPAWINAGYEVSSTLATPSLRGNFATHPRPELIVDSQAVLHALNDSAFSVMDARSAGRFTGQEPEPRAGLRGGHMPGAVNIPFGETQVDGVMKSPALLQEMFAQYKNKKLIFSCGSGVTACILALAAEQAGLRNLAVYDGSWAEWGREDSGLPVVRD; from the coding sequence ATGACAAAAGTAACCGTCCCCAATTCGCTTGTCTCTGCTCAATGGCTGAAAGAAAATCTTCTTGCTGAAAACCTTATCGTCCTCGACGCCAGCATGAAACCGGTGGGGAATGTTGTTGCATCACAAACCATCGCATACATCCCCGGCTCGCTGCGATTCGATTTCGATAACGAAATTTGCGAGAAGAACACTCCGCTTCCGCATATGATGCCCACCGCAGAGTTCTTTACCGAAGAGATGCAAAAACTTGGCATCGATGAAGACAGCGCGATTGTTGCTTATGATAACGTGGGTGTGTATGCCAGCCCGCGCGCGTGGTGGATGTTCCGCGCGATGGGGCATGATAATGTCGCCGTTTTGGATGGAGGTCTGCCTGCATGGATAAATGCGGGTTATGAGGTTTCGTCCACGCTCGCAACTCCATCTCTTCGAGGAAACTTCGCCACACATCCGCGCCCGGAGTTGATCGTTGACTCTCAAGCAGTTCTTCACGCCTTGAATGATTCCGCTTTCAGCGTGATGGATGCCCGGTCGGCGGGACGGTTCACAGGTCAGGAGCCTGAGCCGCGCGCAGGGCTGAGAGGCGGACACATGCCCGGGGCGGTCAATATTCCCTTTGGGGAGACTCAAGTGGACGGCGTAATGAAATCCCCTGCGCTTCTCCAGGAAATGTTTGCGCAATATAAAAATAAAAAATTGATCTTTAGCTGTGGTTCCGGCGTGACGGCTTGCATTCTCGCGCTGGCGGCTGAGCAGGCGGGGCTTAGAAATCTTGCAGTGTATGACGGCTCGTGGGCGGAGTGGGGGCGAGAGGACTCGGGGTTGCCGGTTGTACGAGATTGA
- a CDS encoding PhzF family phenazine biosynthesis protein: protein MTNVLRLAAFSQNGLGGNPAGVAFYDSMPTDEEMMAIAKEIGYSETAFLVKQNDGWRVRYFAPELEVPFCGHATIALGAALGERFGEGTYKLILNDSEISVSAKKSGQRMSATLQSPETWSKDAPTDFVDKVLAGFHMDRSQLDSSFPIRLAGAGAKHLILFVKDRATLADMKYDFESVRALMMAEGLITISLLWQESDSVIHSRNPFAAGGVYEDPATGAAAAALAGYLRDIGWKGKNEFTILQGEDMGVPSRLNVSFTPKAGESISVSGEVRHIE from the coding sequence ATGACAAACGTTTTACGACTCGCAGCCTTTTCCCAGAATGGACTTGGCGGCAACCCGGCTGGCGTCGCGTTCTACGACTCGATGCCGACGGACGAAGAGATGATGGCAATTGCAAAGGAAATCGGTTATTCGGAGACAGCTTTTCTTGTTAAGCAGAATGACGGCTGGAGAGTCCGCTATTTTGCGCCGGAGCTGGAGGTGCCGTTTTGCGGTCATGCCACAATTGCGCTCGGTGCGGCTCTTGGTGAACGCTTCGGCGAAGGGACGTATAAACTGATCCTGAACGACAGCGAGATCAGCGTCAGCGCGAAAAAGTCTGGGCAGAGAATGTCTGCCACGCTTCAATCACCTGAGACCTGGTCAAAAGATGCGCCAACGGATTTTGTGGATAAAGTATTGGCTGGCTTCCACATGGATCGCAGTCAACTCGATTCGAGTTTCCCCATTCGGCTTGCAGGCGCGGGTGCAAAGCACTTGATCCTTTTCGTCAAAGACCGCGCCACACTCGCGGATATGAAATATGATTTTGAATCCGTCCGCGCTTTGATGATGGCGGAAGGACTCATCACCATCAGCTTGTTATGGCAGGAATCGGATTCGGTCATCCATTCGCGCAATCCCTTCGCGGCGGGCGGAGTCTACGAAGACCCGGCAACGGGCGCGGCGGCTGCGGCATTGGCGGGTTATCTGCGCGATATTGGCTGGAAAGGTAAAAATGAATTTACCATCTTGCAGGGTGAAGACATGGGCGTCCCTTCGCGGTTGAATGTTTCCTTTACACCGAAGGCGGGGGAAAGCATTTCGGTCAGCGGCGAAGTGAGGCATATCGAGTAG
- a CDS encoding glycosyltransferase yields the protein MRIAYLTQPYPPMISGASIAAEQLAKGMAERGHEILVIAASDTGQAYQTHKKNLTVLRLKSFNNPLRVRQRLLAFPHRTIMKALCEFKPDLIHTHEPAQMGFLGLKYACSTRIPVILTAHQLPWFITPYLPDIPMLKTIVERLAWTYAGWLTGNFSSIISPTLTISEVIQVKTGFYPTTIPYGIDLKTFNLNAAVDEATEIHTRYSIPDHMPIILHVGRLDADKNVERVLLAAESVIKKSNAHLLIVGDGRRKQALIELSTSLGIEASTHLVGFISKKSELAKIYRSADVFVTASEIETQGIVLLEAAACGLPSAAVDATCISEVVQDGKTGYLAQPGNIPALGKAIEKLLERSVEKRQMQIECRKLAEKYGLEPSNEKHEIFYLQSVGHGFERVKQQEFMALKN from the coding sequence ATGCGCATCGCATACCTTACTCAACCCTATCCCCCAATGATCAGCGGCGCGTCCATTGCCGCCGAGCAACTGGCAAAGGGCATGGCAGAGCGCGGACACGAGATATTGGTAATCGCCGCTAGCGATACCGGGCAGGCGTATCAAACCCACAAAAAGAATTTAACCGTTCTGCGGTTGAAATCCTTCAACAACCCTTTGCGCGTCCGGCAACGGCTATTGGCATTCCCGCACAGAACCATTATGAAAGCCCTGTGTGAGTTTAAACCGGACCTCATCCACACCCATGAACCGGCACAAATGGGTTTTCTCGGACTCAAGTATGCCTGCTCCACCCGAATCCCCGTGATCTTGACGGCGCATCAGCTGCCCTGGTTCATTACGCCATACCTGCCAGACATCCCCATGTTGAAAACAATCGTTGAACGCCTGGCATGGACATACGCAGGCTGGCTGACGGGAAACTTTTCGTCCATCATCTCGCCCACACTGACCATCTCAGAAGTCATTCAGGTAAAGACAGGTTTTTACCCAACCACGATCCCCTATGGTATTGACTTGAAAACCTTCAACCTGAACGCAGCAGTGGATGAAGCAACTGAAATACATACGCGCTACAGCATTCCAGATCATATGCCCATCATCCTGCATGTCGGCAGGTTGGACGCTGACAAGAATGTGGAACGTGTTCTACTGGCAGCAGAGAGCGTGATCAAAAAATCAAATGCGCATCTACTGATCGTCGGCGATGGACGCCGAAAACAAGCCTTAATCGAGCTATCCACGTCCCTTGGCATTGAGGCATCTACCCACTTGGTTGGATTCATATCGAAAAAGAGCGAACTGGCAAAAATATACCGAAGCGCCGATGTTTTTGTAACCGCTTCTGAGATCGAAACGCAAGGGATTGTCCTCCTCGAAGCGGCAGCCTGCGGCTTACCAAGTGCAGCAGTCGATGCTACATGCATCTCTGAAGTCGTTCAAGATGGAAAAACCGGCTATCTTGCACAACCCGGTAACATTCCAGCACTGGGCAAAGCCATTGAAAAATTATTGGAACGATCAGTGGAAAAAAGGCAGATGCAAATCGAATGCCGCAAATTGGCAGAAAAGTATGGGCTCGAACCTTCGAACGAAAAACACGAAATCTTCTATCTACAATCCGTGGGCCATGGGTTCGAACGGGTAAAGCAGCAAGAGTTTATGGCATTGAAAAACTAA
- a CDS encoding TVP38/TMEM64 family protein produces the protein MKTLKITAVIVLVTLALIYRESIGNYLEIITDQESVSTYLRGFGPLGPVVLFCLLVAQVFVAVIPGHALMVTAGYVYGNIGLIVVIASTILGSQIAFTIARRYGRNLIYKLASPAVIEKWDKTARHQGILFYFFAFVLPIFPSDLMCYVAGLATIPPRRFFVSNVMGRTCCAVFVTLLGMYGTHPPVWFLVVAALGIIAIVAGWFIYKKTNLPQALNVQCNI, from the coding sequence ATGAAAACGCTTAAAATTACCGCTGTCATCGTTCTTGTAACCCTTGCCCTGATCTATCGCGAGTCCATCGGGAATTACCTCGAGATCATCACAGATCAGGAATCCGTTTCGACCTACCTGCGGGGATTTGGTCCGCTCGGACCGGTGGTGCTGTTCTGCCTGCTCGTGGCGCAGGTCTTTGTTGCGGTGATCCCGGGTCACGCGCTGATGGTCACTGCGGGATATGTATACGGCAATATCGGTTTGATCGTAGTCATCGCCAGCACCATCCTCGGAAGCCAGATCGCCTTTACCATCGCCCGCCGCTACGGACGGAACCTGATTTACAAACTTGCTTCCCCGGCCGTCATCGAAAAATGGGACAAGACCGCCCGTCATCAGGGAATCCTTTTCTACTTCTTCGCCTTCGTCCTGCCGATCTTCCCCAGCGACCTGATGTGCTATGTGGCGGGTCTGGCAACCATCCCTCCGCGCCGCTTCTTCGTCTCCAATGTGATGGGACGCACCTGTTGCGCGGTCTTCGTCACCCTGCTCGGCATGTACGGCACACACCCGCCCGTCTGGTTCCTGGTCGTTGCCGCGCTTGGGATCATCGCCATCGTTGCGGGTTGGTTCATCTACAAAAAGACAAACCTCCCGCAGGCATTGAATGTTCAATGCAATATCTGA
- a CDS encoding M42 family metallopeptidase: MSLPKIDEKYFTTFLVDLLNIPSPTGFAGAAIDFVEKELSRYKQLELSRTKKGALVGKWKVESDLPPVALTAHADTLGAVVKEIKGNGRLRLSRIGGIQWPTIETEGVWVFTSKGKKIRGSVLIDVASGHIHSGPDLPRDEKHLEVRLDAKTTSEKETRAMGINIGDCVAFDTRTEVTDGFVRSRFLDDKACVANLVAAIKSMVDAGQSPARSAYFLISNYEEVGHGAAVGIPEEVAELVTVDMAVVGEGQESDEFHATLCIKDSGGPYHEGLNKKLREIAEKHAIPYKTDVYPFYGSDGEAFWRAGGDVALSLIGPGIDASHNYERAHMDGLNATTNWIMAYLME; the protein is encoded by the coding sequence ATGTCCCTTCCAAAAATTGACGAAAAATATTTCACCACCTTCCTCGTTGACCTTCTCAACATCCCCTCGCCAACGGGTTTTGCAGGCGCGGCAATTGACTTCGTTGAAAAAGAACTGTCCAGATACAAGCAATTGGAACTTTCAAGGACGAAAAAAGGGGCTTTGGTTGGAAAGTGGAAAGTGGAAAGTGATCTGCCCCCTGTCGCATTGACCGCCCACGCGGACACACTCGGTGCGGTGGTGAAGGAGATCAAAGGTAATGGACGGTTGCGACTCAGCCGCATCGGCGGGATTCAGTGGCCGACAATCGAAACCGAAGGCGTGTGGGTGTTCACCTCCAAAGGTAAAAAGATACGAGGCTCGGTGCTCATCGACGTGGCATCGGGTCACATCCACAGCGGACCGGACCTCCCGCGCGACGAAAAACATTTGGAAGTCCGCCTTGATGCAAAGACAACCTCTGAAAAAGAAACCCGCGCGATGGGAATCAACATCGGCGACTGCGTAGCGTTCGATACTCGCACCGAAGTGACCGATGGATTCGTCCGCTCGCGTTTTCTCGACGACAAGGCTTGCGTGGCAAATCTGGTCGCGGCGATCAAGTCAATGGTGGATGCGGGTCAAAGTCCAGCAAGAAGCGCGTATTTCCTCATCTCGAACTATGAAGAGGTTGGTCATGGCGCGGCGGTTGGAATCCCAGAGGAAGTTGCTGAGTTGGTCACGGTGGATATGGCTGTCGTCGGCGAAGGACAGGAGTCGGACGAGTTTCATGCGACGCTATGCATCAAGGACAGCGGCGGTCCGTATCATGAAGGCTTGAATAAAAAACTTCGCGAAATTGCCGAGAAGCATGCAATTCCATACAAGACGGATGTCTATCCCTTCTACGGCTCGGACGGTGAAGCGTTCTGGCGGGCAGGCGGTGATGTGGCTTTGTCGTTGATCGGTCCCGGGATCGATGCGTCGCACAACTACGAGCGCGCGCACATGGACGGTTTGAACGCGACGACGAATTGGATCATGGCGTATTTGATGGAATAA
- a CDS encoding class I SAM-dependent methyltransferase — protein MKMNQFETFLMTFDLGRNIYLKGIVNELQELSNLPAGKKILEIGCGNGIGTRFIDEYFKPSEFIATEYDESLVEIAQSKNKGSKVWFEAGNAADMRFADGDFDAVMGLSVIHHIPNWEEALDEIQRVLKPGGLLIIKELSIDTFESSFGRIARRFVEHPYDNMFKKDEFLDYLQQEGFEILVCRPHSMLYLLTDFYLVARKR, from the coding sequence ATGAAAATGAATCAATTCGAAACTTTCCTGATGACCTTCGATCTGGGCAGGAACATATATCTAAAAGGGATTGTCAATGAATTGCAGGAACTCTCCAACCTGCCTGCGGGGAAAAAAATCCTCGAGATCGGCTGCGGCAATGGGATCGGCACGCGCTTCATTGACGAATACTTCAAGCCATCTGAATTCATCGCCACCGAATATGACGAGTCGCTGGTGGAAATCGCTCAATCGAAGAACAAAGGCTCAAAGGTCTGGTTCGAGGCGGGCAACGCCGCAGACATGCGCTTTGCCGACGGCGATTTCGATGCAGTCATGGGCTTGAGCGTAATCCATCACATCCCCAACTGGGAAGAGGCGCTCGATGAGATTCAGCGTGTCCTCAAACCGGGCGGATTACTCATCATTAAGGAACTCTCGATTGACACATTCGAGTCTTCGTTCGGAAGAATCGCCCGCCGCTTCGTCGAGCATCCCTACGACAACATGTTCAAGAAAGACGAATTTCTCGATTACCTGCAACAAGAAGGATTCGAGATTCTCGTCTGTCGCCCGCACTCCATGCTGTACCTGCTAACCGATTTCTATCTTGTGGCAAGAAAGAGATAA